In one window of Canis lupus baileyi chromosome 10, mCanLup2.hap1, whole genome shotgun sequence DNA:
- the PDLIM4 gene encoding PDZ and LIM domain protein 4 isoform X1: MPHSVTLRGPSPWGFRLVGGRDFSAPLTISRVHAGSKAALAALCPGDLIQAINGESTELMTHLEAQNRIKGCHDHLILSVSRPEGRSWPGAPEDSKAQAQRIHIDPEVQDGSPATSRRPSATGIGLEDGRPGLGSPYGQPSHLPFHHNGSSSEATLLTQMSTLHVSPLHSPDTARGLPRSRDCGVDLGSEVYRMLREPAEPLASEPKQSGSFRYLQGMLEAGEGGERLGPSSPRNPKPTASKLGTPLSGLQGLPECTRCGHGIVGTIVKARDKLYHPECFMCSDCGLNLKQRGYFFLDERLYCESHAKARVKPPEGYDVVAVYPNAKVELV; this comes from the exons ATGCCGCACTCCGTGACCCTACGCGGCCCGTCGCCCTGGGGCTTCCGCCTGGTAGGCGGCCGGGACTTCAGCGCACCCCTCACCATCTCGCGG GTCCACGCTGGCAGCAAGGCTGCACTGGCTGCCCTATGCCCTGGAGACCTGATCCAGGCCATTAATGGTGAAAGCACAGAGCTCATGACACACCTGGAGGCTCAGAACCGCATCAAGGGCTGCCATGACCATCTCATACTTTCTGTGAGCAG ACCTGAAGGCAGGAGCTGGCCTGGTGCCCCAGAGGACAGCAAAGCTCAAGCACAGAGAATCCACATTGACCCTGAGGTCCAG GATGGCAGTCCAGCGACCAGCAGGAGGCCCTCAGCCACCGGGATTGGGCTAGAAGATGGCAGGCCAGGCCTGGGATCTCCTTATGGGCAGCCATCTCATCTCCCATTCCATCACAATGGCAGCAGCAGTGAGGCTACCTTACTGACCCAAATGAGCACTCTGCATGTGTCTCCACTTCACAG CCCTGACACAGCCAGAGGCCTCCCGCGAAGCCGTGACTGCGGAGTGGACCTGGGCTCAGAGGTGTACAGGATGCTGCGAGAGCCGGCTGAACCCTTGGCTTCGGAGCCCAAGCAGTCAGGCTCCTTCCGCTACTTGCAGGGCATGCTAGAGGCCGGGGAGGGTG GGGAGCGGCTGGGGCCTAGCAGTCCCCGCAACCCCAAGCCCACTGCCAGCAAGCTGGGCACTCCGCTGAGCGGCCTGCAGGGACTGCCCGAGTGCACGCGCTGCGGCCACGGCATCGT GGGCACCATCGTCAAGGCGCGGGACAAGCTCTACCACCCTGAATGCTTCATGTGCAGCGACTGCGGCCTGAATCTGAAGCAGCGCGGTTATTTCTTTCTGGATGAGCGGCTCTACTGCGAGAGCCATGCCAAGGCGCGCGTCAAGCCACCTGAGGGCTACGACGTGGTGGCGGTGTACCCCAATGCCAAAGTGGAACTTGTCTGA
- the PDLIM4 gene encoding PDZ and LIM domain protein 4 isoform X4, translated as MPHSVTLRGPSPWGFRLVGGRDFSAPLTISRVHAGSKAALAALCPGDLIQAINGESTELMTHLEAQNRIKGCHDHLILSVSRPEGRSWPGAPEDSKAQAQRIHIDPEVQDGSPATSRRPSATGIGLEDGRPGLGSPYGQPSHLPFHHNGSSSEATLLTQMSTLHVSPLHSPDTARGLPRSRDCGVDLGSEVYRMLREPAEPLASEPKQSGSFRYLQGMLEAGEGGAPSSRRGTSSTTLNASCAATAA; from the exons ATGCCGCACTCCGTGACCCTACGCGGCCCGTCGCCCTGGGGCTTCCGCCTGGTAGGCGGCCGGGACTTCAGCGCACCCCTCACCATCTCGCGG GTCCACGCTGGCAGCAAGGCTGCACTGGCTGCCCTATGCCCTGGAGACCTGATCCAGGCCATTAATGGTGAAAGCACAGAGCTCATGACACACCTGGAGGCTCAGAACCGCATCAAGGGCTGCCATGACCATCTCATACTTTCTGTGAGCAG ACCTGAAGGCAGGAGCTGGCCTGGTGCCCCAGAGGACAGCAAAGCTCAAGCACAGAGAATCCACATTGACCCTGAGGTCCAG GATGGCAGTCCAGCGACCAGCAGGAGGCCCTCAGCCACCGGGATTGGGCTAGAAGATGGCAGGCCAGGCCTGGGATCTCCTTATGGGCAGCCATCTCATCTCCCATTCCATCACAATGGCAGCAGCAGTGAGGCTACCTTACTGACCCAAATGAGCACTCTGCATGTGTCTCCACTTCACAG CCCTGACACAGCCAGAGGCCTCCCGCGAAGCCGTGACTGCGGAGTGGACCTGGGCTCAGAGGTGTACAGGATGCTGCGAGAGCCGGCTGAACCCTTGGCTTCGGAGCCCAAGCAGTCAGGCTCCTTCCGCTACTTGCAGGGCATGCTAGAGGCCGGGGAGGGTG GGGCACCATCGTCAAGGCGCGGGACAAGCTCTACCACCCTGAATGCTTCATGTGCAGCGACTGCGGCCTGA
- the PDLIM4 gene encoding PDZ and LIM domain protein 4 isoform X3, protein MKVHAGSKAALAALCPGDLIQAINGESTELMTHLEAQNRIKGCHDHLILSVSRPEGRSWPGAPEDSKAQAQRIHIDPEVQDGSPATSRRPSATGIGLEDGRPGLGSPYGQPSHLPFHHNGSSSEATLLTQMSTLHVSPLHSPDTARGLPRSRDCGVDLGSEVYRMLREPAEPLASEPKQSGSFRYLQGMLEAGEGGERLGPSSPRNPKPTASKLGTPLSGLQGLPECTRCGHGIVGTIVKARDKLYHPECFMCSDCGLNLKQRGYFFLDERLYCESHAKARVKPPEGYDVVAVYPNAKVELV, encoded by the exons Atgaag GTCCACGCTGGCAGCAAGGCTGCACTGGCTGCCCTATGCCCTGGAGACCTGATCCAGGCCATTAATGGTGAAAGCACAGAGCTCATGACACACCTGGAGGCTCAGAACCGCATCAAGGGCTGCCATGACCATCTCATACTTTCTGTGAGCAG ACCTGAAGGCAGGAGCTGGCCTGGTGCCCCAGAGGACAGCAAAGCTCAAGCACAGAGAATCCACATTGACCCTGAGGTCCAG GATGGCAGTCCAGCGACCAGCAGGAGGCCCTCAGCCACCGGGATTGGGCTAGAAGATGGCAGGCCAGGCCTGGGATCTCCTTATGGGCAGCCATCTCATCTCCCATTCCATCACAATGGCAGCAGCAGTGAGGCTACCTTACTGACCCAAATGAGCACTCTGCATGTGTCTCCACTTCACAG CCCTGACACAGCCAGAGGCCTCCCGCGAAGCCGTGACTGCGGAGTGGACCTGGGCTCAGAGGTGTACAGGATGCTGCGAGAGCCGGCTGAACCCTTGGCTTCGGAGCCCAAGCAGTCAGGCTCCTTCCGCTACTTGCAGGGCATGCTAGAGGCCGGGGAGGGTG GGGAGCGGCTGGGGCCTAGCAGTCCCCGCAACCCCAAGCCCACTGCCAGCAAGCTGGGCACTCCGCTGAGCGGCCTGCAGGGACTGCCCGAGTGCACGCGCTGCGGCCACGGCATCGT GGGCACCATCGTCAAGGCGCGGGACAAGCTCTACCACCCTGAATGCTTCATGTGCAGCGACTGCGGCCTGAATCTGAAGCAGCGCGGTTATTTCTTTCTGGATGAGCGGCTCTACTGCGAGAGCCATGCCAAGGCGCGCGTCAAGCCACCTGAGGGCTACGACGTGGTGGCGGTGTACCCCAATGCCAAAGTGGAACTTGTCTGA
- the PDLIM4 gene encoding PDZ and LIM domain protein 4 isoform X2, translating into MAEPGFGWDLGGSMQLGRHRPQLAPQVHAGSKAALAALCPGDLIQAINGESTELMTHLEAQNRIKGCHDHLILSVSRPEGRSWPGAPEDSKAQAQRIHIDPEVQDGSPATSRRPSATGIGLEDGRPGLGSPYGQPSHLPFHHNGSSSEATLLTQMSTLHVSPLHSPDTARGLPRSRDCGVDLGSEVYRMLREPAEPLASEPKQSGSFRYLQGMLEAGEGGERLGPSSPRNPKPTASKLGTPLSGLQGLPECTRCGHGIVGTIVKARDKLYHPECFMCSDCGLNLKQRGYFFLDERLYCESHAKARVKPPEGYDVVAVYPNAKVELV; encoded by the exons ATGGCTGAGCCTGGATTTGGCTGGGATCTGGGAGGATCTATGCAGCTGGGGAGACACAGGCCACAGCTTGCCCCGCAA GTCCACGCTGGCAGCAAGGCTGCACTGGCTGCCCTATGCCCTGGAGACCTGATCCAGGCCATTAATGGTGAAAGCACAGAGCTCATGACACACCTGGAGGCTCAGAACCGCATCAAGGGCTGCCATGACCATCTCATACTTTCTGTGAGCAG ACCTGAAGGCAGGAGCTGGCCTGGTGCCCCAGAGGACAGCAAAGCTCAAGCACAGAGAATCCACATTGACCCTGAGGTCCAG GATGGCAGTCCAGCGACCAGCAGGAGGCCCTCAGCCACCGGGATTGGGCTAGAAGATGGCAGGCCAGGCCTGGGATCTCCTTATGGGCAGCCATCTCATCTCCCATTCCATCACAATGGCAGCAGCAGTGAGGCTACCTTACTGACCCAAATGAGCACTCTGCATGTGTCTCCACTTCACAG CCCTGACACAGCCAGAGGCCTCCCGCGAAGCCGTGACTGCGGAGTGGACCTGGGCTCAGAGGTGTACAGGATGCTGCGAGAGCCGGCTGAACCCTTGGCTTCGGAGCCCAAGCAGTCAGGCTCCTTCCGCTACTTGCAGGGCATGCTAGAGGCCGGGGAGGGTG GGGAGCGGCTGGGGCCTAGCAGTCCCCGCAACCCCAAGCCCACTGCCAGCAAGCTGGGCACTCCGCTGAGCGGCCTGCAGGGACTGCCCGAGTGCACGCGCTGCGGCCACGGCATCGT GGGCACCATCGTCAAGGCGCGGGACAAGCTCTACCACCCTGAATGCTTCATGTGCAGCGACTGCGGCCTGAATCTGAAGCAGCGCGGTTATTTCTTTCTGGATGAGCGGCTCTACTGCGAGAGCCATGCCAAGGCGCGCGTCAAGCCACCTGAGGGCTACGACGTGGTGGCGGTGTACCCCAATGCCAAAGTGGAACTTGTCTGA